One Polyangiaceae bacterium DNA window includes the following coding sequences:
- a CDS encoding beta-lactamase family protein, translated as MNNIRRALFFLLCTVMAAFLTGCAPRELELRPITGHTFSALHTPPDEPTYGPLDAQNDEQRFRILTSRWHDRLRARGVPGGAIAVVLDGKLRFSAGVGVRRVDQNAPVTATTRFRVASVSKMVVAATVLSLAESGRFELDGPLRAIVPDFSAPPRSEADIGAVTIASLMTHTAAIPDLACLDPTEPLDKSVRNWASWPFWGPPGKFHNYSNFGYTLLATAIERVEHEDFRDVIGRRIFIPAGMTTASYVVNERDGDVAAGHVAGRVIWEAPADCEASQAAGGVVASAVDFAHFAEVLLGGGGKLLTKTSVDAMLRGRVLIDEPPRRTYGFGIVEFERAGMRVLEHGGFAAGFATLVRLVPERGFAVIAFVNAAAPIPTAVADAAMSSFLGVRPEKPLRERPSPGTFGGYAGLWEDTAGALGKFVIVAKNDHLIVRAVGDDPLPRGLTGTFVLDSKGRAEYFVTRVGVARRVANRE; from the coding sequence GTGAATAACATCCGCCGCGCTTTGTTCTTCTTGCTCTGCACCGTCATGGCCGCATTCCTGACCGGTTGCGCGCCACGCGAGCTCGAGCTGCGTCCAATCACCGGACATACGTTCTCGGCACTTCATACCCCACCCGACGAACCTACCTACGGGCCGCTCGATGCGCAGAACGACGAGCAGCGCTTCCGCATCCTCACATCACGCTGGCACGATCGACTTCGAGCACGCGGGGTCCCTGGTGGAGCGATCGCCGTCGTGCTCGACGGAAAACTTCGCTTCTCGGCTGGTGTGGGGGTGCGTCGCGTGGATCAGAATGCACCGGTGACGGCTACGACACGCTTCCGAGTGGCCTCCGTGAGCAAAATGGTCGTTGCGGCGACGGTCCTCTCGCTTGCGGAGAGCGGGCGCTTCGAGCTCGATGGTCCTCTTCGGGCGATCGTGCCTGACTTTTCGGCTCCCCCGCGTTCCGAAGCGGACATCGGGGCCGTGACCATTGCCTCGCTCATGACGCACACGGCGGCCATCCCGGACCTTGCGTGTCTGGACCCTACCGAACCGCTCGACAAAAGCGTCCGCAATTGGGCGTCGTGGCCATTCTGGGGACCTCCGGGCAAGTTCCACAATTATTCGAACTTTGGCTACACGCTTTTGGCAACGGCCATCGAGCGCGTCGAGCACGAGGATTTTCGCGACGTCATTGGGCGTCGCATATTCATCCCTGCGGGCATGACGACCGCCAGCTACGTCGTGAACGAGCGCGATGGCGATGTGGCCGCGGGGCATGTCGCAGGCCGAGTGATCTGGGAAGCGCCTGCCGATTGCGAGGCATCTCAGGCTGCAGGGGGCGTCGTCGCCAGCGCGGTCGACTTCGCGCACTTCGCCGAGGTGCTCCTTGGGGGTGGGGGCAAGCTATTAACAAAAACTTCCGTCGATGCGATGCTTCGAGGTCGAGTATTGATTGATGAACCGCCACGGCGCACGTATGGCTTTGGCATCGTCGAATTCGAGCGTGCGGGTATGCGCGTGCTCGAGCATGGAGGTTTCGCGGCGGGCTTTGCGACGCTCGTTCGACTGGTCCCCGAGCGCGGTTTTGCGGTCATTGCATTCGTGAACGCGGCTGCGCCAATCCCCACCGCGGTGGCCGATGCTGCAATGAGTTCTTTCTTGGGTGTTCGCCCTGAAAAGCCACTACGCGAACGTCCGTCTCCCGGCACGTTCGGTGGATATGCCGGCTTGTGGGAAGACACGGCAGGGGCGCTCGGCAAGTTCGTGATTGTCGCGAAGAATGACCATTTGATCGTTCGCGCTGTGGGGGATGATCCGCTGCCGCGGGGCTTGACGGGGACGTTTGTGCTCGACTCGAAAGGTCGAGCCGAATACTTCGTCACGCGGGTTGGCGTTGCTCGACGTGTGGCCAATCGCGAATGA
- a CDS encoding GNAT family N-acetyltransferase, whose amino-acid sequence MQNLDNEPICVRPASKGDLPQVARLAAQLVRLHHALDPARFFLVEPIEDGYQWFLGKEIERKESIVFVAERVIDDDKSIVGYAWGRLEPRDWMELRDECGRLHEVFVELSMRRSGIGKRLVEETLQWLEAHGAPQIVLTSAWKNEGAHRFFESIGFRRTMVEMTRDRAGQSSATGSP is encoded by the coding sequence ATGCAAAATCTCGACAACGAGCCCATTTGCGTCCGCCCTGCGTCGAAGGGAGACTTGCCGCAAGTCGCCCGCCTCGCCGCGCAGCTCGTGAGGCTCCATCATGCGCTGGATCCTGCACGGTTTTTCCTCGTCGAGCCCATCGAAGACGGATACCAATGGTTTCTCGGCAAGGAAATCGAGCGCAAAGAATCGATCGTTTTCGTTGCAGAGCGCGTCATCGACGACGACAAAAGCATCGTAGGATATGCATGGGGACGCCTCGAACCTCGCGATTGGATGGAGCTTCGTGACGAATGCGGGCGCCTGCACGAAGTGTTCGTGGAGCTTTCGATGCGGCGATCAGGCATTGGCAAGCGGCTCGTCGAGGAAACCTTGCAATGGCTCGAAGCGCACGGGGCGCCGCAGATCGTATTGACCAGTGCGTGGAAAAACGAGGGCGCGCACCGATTCTTCGAATCGATCGGATTTCGTCGGACGATGGTGGAAATGACGCGGGATCGAGCGGGCCAATCATCGGCCACCGGAAGCCCGTGA
- a CDS encoding DUF11 domain-containing protein, producing MRKRPGLAAIGSLVLLTGLASDAIAAPMLRLQVVQRGDFVLFGNTLGYECAPGGALPIVGTVGTCGTNTTDSAPDIYWRADAPGMGQAQADLSVTRANARSTAMLALPAGATITHAYLYWGAGSLLTGPDTAVTLERNGVFSTNVSAMMMYPGTNQYQSVADVTSILQTHGPGAYRVGGIDGPTLANVNNNVSYAGWWMAVFYENSTERMRSLSLYEGLEDVGVGLPLSALLSGFLVPSAQFDAKLGVIAYEGDAAITGDQFFLNGFAISDAQNPAMNFFNSTRSTLGIATHLAGDLPEMPGTPNSLAGLDLDVVDIAPYLAPGQTSAQAQLVTTGDVIQWGGFVTSVSTLAPDFSTSTKTAVDVNGSVVLPGDTVEYTITVTNMGEDTGTNVMLTDVIPAGLSYVPNSLVITQGANAGLLSDAPFDDQGEYDFMSKTLTVRLGAGATASMGGNMAPSDTTTVVFHVTVDPVALGPIQNQATINAAGQSGFAPMDTLTDGNGPAPGRPPTVITVVECATNAQCTTPAPYCAASNECVECLFNAHCSPLLPTCEPITNTCVCMPSGAETCDGIDNDCNGQLDDGFNVGAACSAGIGACQSSGTIVCTGNDTSACNAVPGTPVTETCDGIDNDCDGTSDEGFGIGAACSAGVGACQASGTIVCDGNGGTACNAVLGTPVAESCDGIDNDCNGQIDNGLNLGAACSAGIGACQASGTIVCDGNGTAVCNAMPGTPVAETCDAIDNDCDGTVDDGLNLGAACSAGVGACQASGTIACDGNGGTACNAVPGTPVAETCDGIDNDCNGQIDNGFSVGTACSAGVGACQASGTIVCDGNGGAACNAVPGTPVAETCDGIDNDCDGTVDDGFSVGTACSAGIGACQATGTIVCDGNGGAACNAVPGTPVAETCDGIDNDCDSTVDNSFSIGAACSTGVGACQASGMIVCDGNGGTACNAVPGTPVAETCDGIDNDCDSTVDNGFDIGTACSAGVGACQANGIIVCDGNGAAACNAVTGMPVAESCDGIDNDCDGTVDNGFDIGTACSAGVGACETNGVVICDGNGGASCNAVPGTPVDEICDGADNDCDGTVDNGFDIGKPCAAGVGTCQASGVMVCSATGGTTCDAVPGMPVDEVCDDGSDNDCDGTVDEGCTTQPPPPDDPATDGGCACTVASANNRFGASMWLFGAAALMSLARRKLRRAVG from the coding sequence ATGAGAAAGCGGCCTGGCCTTGCAGCCATTGGGAGTCTGGTTCTGCTAACGGGATTGGCCAGCGACGCCATCGCCGCCCCCATGCTGCGTTTGCAAGTCGTACAAAGAGGCGACTTCGTGCTCTTCGGCAATACGCTCGGGTACGAGTGCGCTCCAGGCGGAGCGCTGCCGATCGTGGGCACCGTCGGCACGTGCGGCACGAACACGACCGATTCGGCGCCCGACATTTACTGGCGTGCCGATGCGCCTGGCATGGGACAAGCTCAGGCCGATCTAAGCGTTACACGTGCCAATGCCCGAAGCACCGCCATGCTCGCTCTGCCGGCGGGCGCCACGATTACGCATGCGTACTTGTATTGGGGTGCCGGCAGTCTCCTAACAGGACCGGACACCGCAGTCACCTTGGAGCGTAATGGCGTATTCAGCACGAACGTCTCGGCGATGATGATGTATCCCGGTACGAATCAATATCAATCCGTCGCCGATGTGACCTCCATTCTTCAAACGCATGGTCCCGGTGCGTACCGCGTGGGTGGCATCGATGGGCCTACTCTCGCGAACGTGAACAACAACGTTTCTTATGCAGGCTGGTGGATGGCGGTCTTCTACGAGAACTCGACCGAGCGGATGCGAAGCCTCTCTCTTTACGAAGGCCTGGAAGACGTCGGTGTCGGATTGCCCCTGAGTGCGCTTCTGTCGGGTTTCCTCGTCCCCAGTGCGCAATTCGACGCAAAGCTCGGCGTGATTGCCTACGAGGGCGATGCCGCTATCACGGGTGATCAATTCTTCCTCAACGGCTTCGCCATCTCGGATGCGCAAAATCCGGCAATGAATTTCTTCAATAGCACGCGCTCGACGCTCGGGATTGCGACGCATTTGGCGGGCGATCTCCCCGAAATGCCGGGCACCCCAAACAGCCTGGCCGGCTTGGACCTCGACGTGGTCGACATCGCCCCCTACCTCGCTCCGGGCCAGACATCGGCGCAGGCCCAGCTCGTCACAACCGGTGATGTCATTCAATGGGGAGGCTTCGTGACGTCGGTCTCGACCCTCGCGCCCGATTTCAGCACGTCGACGAAGACAGCCGTGGACGTGAATGGGAGCGTCGTCCTGCCCGGCGACACCGTTGAATACACGATCACGGTGACGAATATGGGGGAGGATACCGGGACGAATGTCATGCTGACCGATGTCATTCCGGCAGGCCTCTCGTACGTGCCGAATTCGCTCGTCATCACGCAAGGCGCCAATGCAGGCCTCTTGTCGGACGCGCCCTTCGACGATCAGGGCGAATACGACTTCATGTCGAAAACGCTCACCGTGAGGCTCGGTGCCGGTGCGACCGCGAGCATGGGCGGAAACATGGCCCCAAGCGACACGACGACGGTGGTTTTTCACGTGACCGTGGATCCGGTTGCATTGGGCCCGATTCAAAATCAGGCGACGATCAATGCAGCGGGACAATCCGGGTTTGCACCCATGGATACCCTGACGGACGGCAATGGCCCCGCACCGGGCAGACCGCCGACGGTCATCACGGTCGTCGAATGCGCGACGAATGCGCAATGCACGACGCCGGCCCCGTATTGCGCAGCATCGAACGAATGCGTGGAGTGCCTCTTCAATGCGCACTGTTCGCCCCTCTTGCCGACCTGCGAACCGATCACCAATACATGCGTTTGCATGCCGTCGGGCGCCGAAACCTGCGACGGCATCGACAACGACTGCAATGGGCAGCTCGACGACGGTTTTAATGTTGGCGCAGCCTGCTCCGCGGGTATCGGCGCGTGCCAATCGAGCGGCACCATCGTTTGCACTGGCAATGACACTTCCGCTTGCAATGCCGTGCCGGGTACGCCTGTCACCGAAACGTGCGACGGCATCGACAACGACTGCGACGGCACGAGCGACGAAGGTTTTGGCATTGGAGCGGCGTGCTCCGCGGGCGTCGGCGCTTGCCAGGCGAGCGGCACCATCGTTTGCGACGGCAATGGCGGCACCGCTTGCAATGCCGTGCTGGGCACCCCCGTCGCCGAAAGCTGCGACGGCATCGACAACGATTGCAATGGCCAAATCGACAACGGCCTCAACCTTGGTGCAGCGTGCTCCGCCGGCATCGGAGCATGCCAGGCGAGCGGCACCATCGTTTGCGACGGCAATGGCACCGCTGTTTGCAATGCCATGCCGGGCACCCCCGTCGCCGAAACGTGCGACGCCATCGACAACGACTGCGACGGCACTGTCGACGACGGCCTCAACCTTGGTGCAGCGTGCTCCGCCGGCGTCGGCGCGTGCCAAGCAAGCGGCACCATTGCGTGCGACGGCAATGGGGGCACCGCGTGCAATGCCGTGCCGGGAACCCCCGTCGCCGAAACCTGTGACGGTATCGACAACGATTGCAACGGGCAAATCGACAACGGTTTTAGCGTTGGAACGGCCTGCTCCGCGGGCGTCGGCGCTTGCCAGGCCAGCGGCACCATCGTTTGCGACGGCAATGGCGGTGCCGCTTGCAATGCCGTGCCCGGAACGCCCGTCGCCGAAACCTGCGATGGCATCGACAACGATTGCGACGGCACGGTCGACGACGGCTTTAGCGTTGGAACGGCATGCTCCGCGGGCATCGGCGCATGCCAAGCAACCGGCACCATCGTTTGCGATGGCAATGGCGGTGCCGCTTGCAACGCCGTGCCCGGCACCCCCGTCGCCGAAACCTGCGACGGCATCGACAACGATTGCGACAGCACCGTCGACAACAGTTTTAGCATTGGTGCAGCGTGCTCCACGGGCGTCGGTGCATGCCAAGCGAGCGGCATGATCGTATGCGACGGCAATGGCGGTACCGCTTGCAATGCCGTGCCCGGCACGCCCGTCGCCGAAACCTGCGATGGCATCGACAACGACTGCGACAGCACGGTCGACAACGGTTTTGACATCGGAACGGCATGCTCCGCGGGCGTTGGCGCGTGCCAAGCGAACGGCATCATCGTATGCGACGGCAATGGCGCTGCCGCTTGCAATGCCGTCACGGGCATGCCCGTCGCCGAAAGCTGCGACGGCATCGACAACGATTGCGACGGCACCGTCGACAACGGTTTTGATATTGGAACGGCATGCTCCGCGGGCGTCGGCGCTTGCGAAACGAACGGCGTCGTCATTTGTGACGGCAATGGCGGCGCGTCCTGCAATGCCGTACCGGGAACGCCCGTCGACGAAATCTGCGACGGCGCGGACAACGATTGCGACGGCACCGTCGACAACGGTTTTGACATTGGAAAGCCGTGCGCCGCGGGTGTCGGCACCTGCCAAGCGAGCGGCGTCATGGTCTGCAGCGCCACCGGCGGCACGACCTGCGATGCCGTACCGGGAATGCCCGTCGACGAAGTCTGCGACGACGGCAGCGACAACGATTGCGACGGCACCGTGGACGAAGGCTGCACGACGCAGCCACCGCCGCCGGATGACCCGGCGACCGATGGCGGCTGCGCTTGTACTGTGGCATCGGCGAACAACCGCTTCGGCGCATCCATGTGGTTGTTCGGGGCAGCCGCATTGATGTCGCTGGCACGTCGCAAACTGCGTCGCGCCGTCGGCTAA
- a CDS encoding class I SAM-dependent methyltransferase, giving the protein MKAPDNRPTDAPPIVVEEHESRSAVTRIAMALPPIERAYAMVRFTILRQKLLAILNLLLPESGRILDVGCGFGLFSAYFSLVSPNRSIVGVDLSEKRVRIAHNVKEKLGLVNNEYLVGTVETANPTGPFDGIFMLDVLHHVHPAEQRKLLEQLRGLLSPRGVLIIKDVTTDSPFQLRFTEVLDRVMVGPWAPLAYRHHREWVEELRSLDLSVRVVRVPDILPYPHVVFVARPREP; this is encoded by the coding sequence ATGAAAGCACCCGACAACCGGCCCACCGACGCTCCCCCGATCGTCGTCGAAGAGCATGAATCGCGCAGCGCCGTTACGCGCATCGCCATGGCCCTGCCACCCATCGAACGGGCCTACGCCATGGTGCGGTTTACCATCCTGCGCCAAAAGCTGCTCGCCATCCTCAACCTGCTACTGCCCGAATCGGGCCGCATTCTCGACGTCGGCTGCGGCTTCGGCCTCTTCAGCGCCTACTTCTCGCTCGTGTCCCCCAATCGATCCATCGTCGGCGTGGATCTTTCGGAAAAGCGAGTGCGCATCGCACACAACGTCAAAGAAAAGCTCGGACTCGTCAACAACGAATACCTCGTCGGTACCGTCGAAACCGCCAACCCAACAGGCCCATTCGATGGCATCTTCATGCTCGACGTCTTGCACCACGTCCACCCGGCCGAGCAGCGCAAATTGCTCGAGCAGCTTCGAGGGCTCTTATCGCCGCGCGGCGTGCTCATCATCAAAGACGTCACCACCGACTCGCCCTTCCAACTTCGGTTCACCGAAGTGCTCGATCGCGTGATGGTCGGCCCATGGGCGCCCCTTGCATATCGGCATCATCGGGAATGGGTGGAAGAGCTGCGCTCGCTCGATTTGTCCGTGCGTGTCGTCCGCGTCCCCGACATTCTGCCCTATCCCCACGTCGTTTTCGTCGCGCGTCCTCGAGAACCCTGA
- a CDS encoding type VI secretion system contractile sheath large subunit: MSGEMKGFIKGGMSFNVGDDVPAAQTEGPVLPLRMLIVTDLLPRDEFNAGANAPDLAIRVDPLAFDDLFTRLRPRIALDVPSVLAEGRPTRIDLPLTSMKSFRPDGLCEAIPLLRSLIDGKLLLERLRDGSIDRDKAREELDRIWKSSPFVFEVLRLVPDASSAVQPLAPPTKAATDASIASILDMVDTEGTGGGELPVAPPPQPASSSGRFGAFIAAVAMSGKPGGRFSPQEAIQRVEKALGAQIGAILQHPEVRRLEQTWRGLQLLVDRSKGIKALKLDVVCCRSEFSAMTLERVIRQSAGADAPVSCAIVDITVTGSTPSLSQLDELARLAEAQTVPIIMNASASLLGLDSLSDLERIDHKMGLFSAPEQLRWQSAAKRPAMRWVTMAMNGLLGRMAYDKATSRMREVVVKEEPADEGATVWIPPAYAVAALITQSFKETAWPCRIVGGKVGGTLGNLTVHEVRGHVDDAEAVAIPTQAFVSTDSQREMSKAGLLLLASAPNSDAIYLMSAPTAYVPPPKRTYDSASTEPEERYERVSLVDQLFVARLVQFLRVLCSRLPSNAAPSEAKSVIERAIWTLFEDAKPGSLEIAVAARSADDGTYATLAIRPRRFLGVALEEFSLEMPLG, translated from the coding sequence ATGTCGGGCGAAATGAAGGGTTTTATCAAGGGTGGGATGAGCTTCAACGTGGGTGACGACGTGCCGGCTGCACAAACCGAAGGACCGGTTTTGCCGCTGCGCATGCTGATCGTTACCGACCTCTTGCCGCGGGACGAGTTCAACGCGGGGGCGAACGCACCGGATTTGGCGATCCGCGTCGATCCTCTCGCTTTCGATGATCTCTTCACGCGCCTGCGTCCACGCATCGCACTCGATGTGCCCAGTGTGCTCGCCGAAGGGCGCCCTACGCGCATCGATCTGCCGCTCACGAGCATGAAGAGCTTCCGGCCGGACGGCCTCTGCGAAGCGATTCCTCTTTTGCGATCGCTCATCGATGGAAAGTTGCTGCTCGAACGATTGCGCGACGGCTCGATCGATCGCGACAAGGCGCGTGAAGAGCTCGATCGCATCTGGAAGTCCTCGCCGTTCGTCTTCGAAGTGTTGCGCCTCGTGCCCGACGCGAGCAGCGCGGTGCAACCCCTTGCACCTCCAACGAAAGCCGCGACGGATGCATCCATCGCGTCGATCCTCGACATGGTCGACACGGAAGGAACGGGCGGCGGCGAGCTTCCCGTCGCACCGCCTCCGCAGCCAGCATCCTCGTCGGGTCGGTTCGGCGCGTTCATCGCGGCCGTCGCGATGAGTGGAAAGCCTGGCGGAAGGTTCAGTCCGCAAGAAGCCATTCAGCGCGTGGAGAAAGCACTTGGCGCTCAGATCGGCGCCATCTTGCAACATCCCGAAGTTCGTCGTCTCGAACAAACATGGCGCGGGTTGCAACTGCTCGTCGATCGATCGAAGGGCATCAAAGCGCTCAAGCTGGATGTCGTTTGTTGCCGAAGTGAATTCAGTGCGATGACGCTCGAGCGCGTCATTCGCCAAAGCGCAGGTGCAGACGCGCCCGTGTCGTGCGCGATCGTCGACATCACGGTGACGGGATCGACGCCGAGTTTGTCGCAACTGGACGAGCTCGCCCGGCTAGCAGAAGCTCAAACGGTCCCGATCATCATGAACGCATCGGCATCGCTGCTCGGTCTCGACAGCTTGTCGGACCTCGAGCGCATCGATCACAAGATGGGGTTGTTCTCGGCCCCCGAGCAGCTTCGCTGGCAGTCGGCGGCGAAGCGTCCTGCGATGCGTTGGGTGACGATGGCGATGAACGGGCTGCTCGGCCGCATGGCATACGACAAGGCGACGTCGCGCATGCGTGAGGTCGTCGTGAAGGAAGAACCCGCTGACGAGGGAGCGACGGTGTGGATTCCGCCCGCGTATGCCGTGGCAGCGCTCATCACGCAGAGCTTCAAGGAAACGGCGTGGCCGTGTCGCATCGTCGGAGGCAAGGTCGGCGGCACGCTCGGAAACCTGACGGTGCACGAAGTTCGCGGACACGTAGACGACGCCGAAGCCGTTGCGATTCCAACGCAAGCGTTTGTCTCGACAGACTCGCAGCGAGAGATGTCGAAAGCAGGTTTGTTGCTCTTGGCATCCGCACCGAACAGCGATGCGATCTACTTGATGTCGGCCCCCACGGCGTACGTGCCTCCACCGAAGCGCACCTACGACAGCGCGTCGACCGAGCCGGAAGAACGCTACGAGCGCGTATCGTTGGTGGACCAACTGTTCGTCGCGCGCCTCGTTCAGTTCTTGCGCGTGCTGTGTTCGCGACTCCCGTCGAACGCGGCGCCGTCGGAAGCCAAGTCGGTCATCGAGCGAGCGATCTGGACGCTCTTCGAAGACGCGAAGCCGGGAAGTTTGGAGATTGCCGTGGCAGCTCGTTCGGCGGATGACGGGACGTACGCGACCTTGGCCATTCGTCCGCGTCGATTCTTGGGCGTGGCGCTCGAGGAGTTCTCGCTCGAGATGCCGCTCGGCTGA
- a CDS encoding glutamate racemase, protein METAQSVLDPEAPLGVFDSGLGGLSVVRALRLRCPHEDIVYLGDTARVPYGTRSPETVLRYALGCAKVLLRRGVKAIVVACNTVSAVALDMLRVELDRPVLGVIVPGARAAVAAANGGAVGVLGTMGTIASGAYPRAVASISTRNEVLGQAAPLLVPLVEEGWLDGEVPRLAVRRYVEPLVKAGVQCIVLGCTHYPLLRQHIEAESMALAGRPIPIVDSGVATAEDVAVFLEERDQLSRRTRRGSLEMFVTDLPKSFSMVAERFLGESVGDVHQIDL, encoded by the coding sequence ATGGAAACCGCTCAATCCGTGCTCGATCCCGAAGCGCCGCTCGGCGTCTTCGACTCGGGGCTCGGTGGTTTATCCGTCGTGCGCGCGCTTCGTCTTCGATGTCCGCACGAAGACATCGTATATCTCGGCGACACGGCGCGCGTTCCGTACGGCACGCGCTCGCCCGAAACGGTGCTTCGTTACGCGCTCGGGTGTGCGAAAGTGCTCTTGCGACGCGGCGTCAAAGCGATCGTCGTGGCGTGCAACACGGTGAGTGCCGTGGCGCTCGACATGTTGCGTGTCGAGCTCGATCGGCCGGTGCTCGGCGTCATCGTGCCAGGAGCGCGTGCGGCGGTGGCTGCGGCGAATGGTGGCGCCGTGGGCGTGCTCGGCACGATGGGCACGATTGCATCGGGCGCGTATCCGCGTGCCGTTGCATCGATATCGACACGCAACGAAGTGCTCGGGCAAGCCGCGCCGCTGCTCGTTCCGCTCGTCGAGGAAGGGTGGCTCGATGGTGAAGTCCCCAGACTCGCGGTGCGTCGTTACGTCGAGCCGCTCGTGAAGGCCGGCGTTCAATGCATCGTGCTGGGATGCACGCACTATCCGCTGCTGCGCCAGCACATCGAAGCCGAATCGATGGCACTTGCTGGACGACCGATTCCGATTGTGGACAGCGGCGTCGCCACCGCCGAAGATGTCGCGGTTTTTCTTGAAGAACGCGATCAATTGTCCCGACGAACGCGGCGTGGAAGCTTGGAGATGTTCGTGACGGACCTACCGAAAAGTTTTTCGATGGTGGCCGAGCGGTTCTTGGGCGAGTCCGTAGGCGACGTGCACCAGATCGATTTGTAA
- a CDS encoding Uma2 family endonuclease has protein sequence MARTLLFLVVEEAFPNMSVGCDQFVYFDKDDPKRCLAPDLFVKTDTHVADFDSWKTWELGTPQLAVEVVSDWDRLKLTWEEKFERYEALGIRELVRFDARAKQSITVWDRVGNALVKRAVTALHASECRTLELHWTIELSAEFGKQLRLSRDRAGKELLATPSEKALELAQQLADERHARADAEHARMLAEQKQREAEVAYAAALREIDRLRIMLKRQR, from the coding sequence ATGGCGCGCACTTTGTTGTTCCTTGTCGTGGAAGAAGCATTTCCAAACATGTCGGTCGGCTGCGACCAATTCGTGTACTTCGACAAGGACGATCCGAAACGGTGTCTCGCGCCTGACCTGTTCGTCAAGACAGACACGCACGTGGCCGACTTCGATTCGTGGAAAACGTGGGAGCTTGGCACGCCGCAACTTGCCGTCGAAGTCGTGAGCGATTGGGACCGATTGAAGCTCACGTGGGAAGAAAAGTTCGAGCGCTACGAGGCTCTCGGCATCCGCGAGCTCGTGCGCTTCGATGCCCGCGCCAAGCAATCGATCACGGTTTGGGATCGCGTCGGTAACGCTTTGGTGAAGCGCGCCGTCACCGCGCTTCACGCATCCGAGTGCCGGACGCTCGAGCTGCACTGGACCATCGAGCTGTCTGCGGAATTCGGCAAGCAGTTGCGCCTTTCGCGCGATCGCGCCGGCAAGGAATTGCTCGCGACGCCGAGCGAGAAAGCGCTGGAATTGGCGCAGCAGCTCGCGGACGAGCGGCATGCGCGAGCGGATGCCGAGCACGCGCGGATGCTCGCCGAGCAGAAGCAACGCGAGGCCGAAGTAGCCTACGCTGCTGCACTCCGCGAGATCGACCGCTTGCGCATCATGCTGAAGCGGCAGCGCTGA